One Pirellulales bacterium DNA segment encodes these proteins:
- the hemB gene encoding porphobilinogen synthase, with protein sequence MDQYDRSSPSSFPATRLRRLRHHPLVRELVREVRVSPANLVLPLFVRAGKNIKQAIGSMPGHFQWSPDRLADEIRSLADLGLGGVLLFGIPAEKDATGTDSYRDDGIVQQAIRTVKSAAPSLLTMTDVCFCEYTDHGHCGVLNEKTGRLDVDNDATLELLAKQAASHARAGADLVAPSGMMDGMVGAIRRGLDAAGFVHVPIMSYAAKFASAFYGPFRDAAESAPAFGDRRGYQMDPAAGIGQALREIELDLAEGADLVMVKPALAYLDVIHAARERFPGVPLAAYNVSGEFSMAKAAAANGWLDEKAVALEMLTAIRRAGASMIISYWAREAAEWTR encoded by the coding sequence ATGGACCAATACGATCGGTCGTCACCAAGCAGTTTTCCGGCGACGCGGCTTCGTCGCCTGCGCCATCATCCACTCGTGCGCGAACTGGTGCGCGAGGTTCGAGTCTCGCCGGCAAACTTGGTGTTGCCGCTGTTTGTGCGCGCGGGGAAGAACATCAAGCAAGCCATCGGATCGATGCCGGGGCATTTTCAGTGGTCGCCCGATCGGTTGGCCGACGAAATTCGCTCGCTGGCCGATCTCGGCTTAGGGGGCGTATTGCTCTTCGGCATTCCGGCAGAGAAAGACGCCACGGGAACCGATTCCTATCGCGACGACGGCATTGTGCAGCAGGCAATTCGAACCGTTAAATCGGCCGCTCCCAGCCTGCTCACCATGACCGATGTGTGTTTTTGCGAGTACACCGATCACGGCCACTGCGGCGTATTGAATGAAAAAACGGGTCGGTTGGATGTCGATAACGATGCGACGCTCGAATTGCTCGCCAAGCAAGCGGCCAGCCATGCCAGGGCCGGCGCTGATCTTGTCGCCCCCAGCGGCATGATGGACGGGATGGTCGGCGCCATCCGGCGTGGACTCGACGCGGCCGGATTCGTTCACGTGCCAATCATGAGCTATGCCGCCAAGTTCGCCAGCGCATTTTATGGTCCATTCCGCGATGCCGCCGAAAGTGCGCCGGCGTTCGGCGACCGCCGAGGTTATCAAATGGATCCTGCCGCGGGTATCGGGCAAGCGCTGCGCGAAATCGAGCTTGACCTGGCCGAAGGCGCGGATCTTGTCATGGTCAAGCCGGCGCTGGCCTATCTTGACGTGATTCATGCCGCGCGCGAGCGGTTCCCCGGCGTGCCGCTCGCCGCGTACAATGTGTCCGGCGAATTCAGCATGGCGAAAGCCGCGGCAGCCAACGGCTGGCTCGATGAAAAGGCTGTGGCCCTGGAAATGCTGACGGCGATTCGACGCGCAGGAGCGTCGATGATCATTTCTTACTGGGCGCGGGAAGCTGCCGAGTGGACTCGATGA
- the hemL gene encoding glutamate-1-semialdehyde 2,1-aminomutase: MSREKSRLAFVRAQSLMPGGVNSPARAFGGVGGIPIFFSHGQGAYLYDLDGNRYIDYVGSWGPQILGHAHPQVNEALHAAVERGTSFGAPTEAESELCQLIVDAVPSIEKVRLVNSGTEATMSAIRLARGFTGRDVIIKFAGNYHGHVDSLLVAAGSSAATLGVPNSPGITAGTTKDTLVLQYNDVAGLAAAFEQHGPQIAGAIFEPVVGNMGVVVPTREFLQSLRQLTRKHGALLICDEVMTGFRVAYGGAQSLLGFAPDVTTLGKIVGGGLPVGAYGGRADIMDHILPAGKVFQAGTLSGNPLATSAGIATLKLLRDSNPYPRLEALSAQLATGLSEAARAAGIGHTLARMGSMMTLFFSADPVIDWPTASRCDTKHFSRYFWNLIDRGIYFPCSQFEALFVSAAHRETDIAATVEAAQAALAGNIA; this comes from the coding sequence ATGTCTCGCGAAAAAAGTAGGCTGGCATTCGTTCGCGCTCAAAGCCTGATGCCCGGCGGCGTGAACAGTCCGGCTCGCGCCTTTGGCGGCGTCGGCGGCATACCGATTTTTTTTAGCCACGGTCAGGGGGCGTATCTCTATGACCTCGACGGCAATCGCTACATCGACTACGTCGGTTCTTGGGGACCGCAAATCCTCGGTCATGCCCACCCACAAGTCAACGAGGCATTGCATGCGGCCGTCGAGCGCGGAACGAGTTTCGGCGCTCCGACGGAAGCCGAAAGCGAGCTGTGCCAGCTCATTGTCGACGCCGTGCCGAGCATCGAAAAGGTGCGGCTGGTGAATTCCGGCACGGAAGCCACCATGAGCGCTATTCGCCTGGCCCGCGGCTTCACCGGGCGCGATGTCATAATCAAGTTCGCCGGCAATTATCATGGGCACGTCGATAGTTTACTCGTTGCCGCCGGCAGCTCTGCGGCGACGCTCGGTGTGCCGAATTCGCCGGGAATAACCGCCGGAACGACAAAGGATACGCTCGTCCTGCAATATAACGATGTGGCGGGATTGGCCGCCGCATTCGAGCAACATGGCCCACAAATTGCCGGCGCGATCTTTGAGCCGGTCGTCGGCAATATGGGCGTCGTCGTGCCGACGCGCGAATTTTTGCAATCGCTACGTCAACTGACGCGAAAGCATGGGGCGCTCTTGATTTGCGATGAAGTGATGACGGGCTTTCGTGTTGCGTATGGCGGCGCCCAGTCGCTGCTGGGATTCGCGCCCGACGTTACGACGCTTGGAAAAATCGTGGGTGGCGGACTGCCGGTCGGCGCTTACGGCGGCCGGGCCGACATCATGGATCATATTTTGCCGGCGGGAAAAGTCTTTCAAGCCGGCACGCTCAGCGGCAACCCGCTCGCCACGTCGGCAGGAATCGCGACGCTGAAATTGCTGCGCGACAGCAATCCATACCCGCGGCTGGAAGCGCTTTCCGCGCAATTGGCAACGGGGCTAAGCGAAGCTGCCCGCGCCGCTGGAATTGGGCACACCCTCGCCCGGATGGGAAGCATGATGACGCTATTTTTCAGCGCCGATCCAGTGATCGATTGGCCCACCGCCAGCCGGTGCGACACGAAGCATTTTTCGCGATACTTTTGGAACCTCATCGACCGCGGCATCTACTTTCCATGCAGCCAGTTTGAGGCGCTCTTTGTCTCCGCGGCCCATCGCGAGACCGACATAGCGGCCACAGTCGAAGCCGCGCAAGCAGCGCTTGCGGGCAATATCGCTTAA